The DNA sequence tatataataagCCAACTTTATTTCTAAGATACAATGTTTTTATCCTAGAAATAAGGTTGAATTATTCACCCCTTATGTTGTTCCTGCATTCCATCACATAACATGATCTGaatgaatttggagaaaaacatcacagatttgatttgagatgatgagatgaatGCAGCCGTATGCAAGGAACATAACTGGATTTCAAAtttattggaaaacaaaaacaaaaaacaaaacaaaaacaagaatgcAGCACCATGAATCATAAGACCTGTATGTCTCAAGTACAATAACAGAAGTCTACAGTGGATCAGTCCTAAAGTGAATCAAAAACAGTCCAGTGGGGATGAGAGAActggagagaatgaaaaaaacaacccaaacagAATTGTTTCATGTTTAGTGAAAGAACATGGAAGCTGGTAATCATATGGAATGACCCAATAAAAGGAAACGCCCCTCCTCCCCATCGCTCTATCGTATCTCTAGAACAGATGATTAACACGTTGCCTCGGCTTGCATCATTTCCCCACTTTTCCAAATCAAACACTTACTTACTGCAACACAGACTCATATCTCAGCATTAATCCAACCTGGGTGCATGACAACAGGTACGGCTTTTTATAACTTTGTACATTTATGTGGAGGTTTTTTACTTTCTGACATTAGAAAGCTTGTTTGCACAGTCCTGGAACACTGGGGACAAtttagtgtgtgtcagtgtgagagagagagagtgtgagtgtgtgtgtgtgtgtgtgtgtgtgtgtgtgtgtgtgtgtgtgtgtgtgtgtgtgtgtgtgtgtcagtcatccAAATCGCTTTTCCACTGATTCCATAATGATGTCCAAAGTCAATGATTAGCTTTGTGCAGAATGTggtcgtttgtttgttttttctgaaaataaggaaagaaaacgcagaaaataaaaaaaggagaaatccGTAAAGAAGTCCTTGCTCCTCTTAGGTCTGTACATTTACCCTTGTCACGCTCCCTGAGCCCCATTTCACCACAGCTTCAGGGGTTGAGGGGGTGCGCAGcttcatacacactcacacgcacgcacacaaacacacttgaacAAGGTCCTAAAAGCTTCCTGACTGTGTCCTTACTCCCGGTCCCTGGAGGGGGGAGTGCTGGAACTGGCTGAGGCCTGTCCCTCGCTGTGGGTAGTGTGTCGGTCCCGAGGCCGACAGCAGCCTGGAGCTGGCCTGCAGCGTTGCCTGGCCTGGGCTACCTGACTTCAGGCTTCGGGACGTCTGCTGCTGACCCCCTCTGGAAGTCAGGGTGCTGGAGTCTATTTTAGTCTGCCCATGGGCCCTGGATCCCGGGGAGGGGGCCCCTGTCAGGACACTGCTGTCCAAAAGGCTTGCTTTTAAGTGGCTGCTGCCATAGCCGTGGCCTCTGTCCACATTACCGCTGCCACTCTGCTGGTGTAGAGACCCTGCTGGTGGCCTGGAGTCTGAGGATGAGGTGGGGGTAGGGGAATGACTGGGGTAGGAGGATGGAGGGTGGTCCTGGGACAGTCCAGGGTGGGAGGAGTGGCGAGCGTAGAAGCTCTGGCCAGATGAGGGACTGTAGGAACCCCGGAATGGAGAGGTGGAGGTCTGCTGGCGGAGCGACGGGCTGTCGGTCTGCCGGTGGCTTTCTGATGACTgaacacacagacccacacacttACTACTCTGTGACAATGCAAAATGCAGGTCTTGATACCATTGGACAAAACTAGATGGAATCTGCACAGACTGACAGTGAGTTTCATTTAGAGAATGAGTGAATGTCCATCTAGTGTTTGTGGGTGTGGAActgaaataatgtaaatattcaaCAGTGATTCGACAGGGGGTATAAagcttctgtattttttttaccaggaaGGTGGATATTATAGTCCTTTAAGGAAAGTGCAACTCAGAAATCACATTTGAATGTTGTAGGTCTGAAAATGCTAATGGTTTCCATATGGCTTATGTGCACCATTGGCAGGGCATCATGGGTAACCTTGATTCAAAATCCTGCCAAATGCATTCACGATGTGATCATCATGCACTGGTCTCATTAACAATAACATTATTCAAGTCTTGAACACAAATAACTATTATCATTGTCACCAACActggtgcttgtgtgtgtgcaactacCTGGTGTGAGTACACAGAGGGACTGTATCTGTGTGGACTCTTCATGGGAGAAGCCATGGACGCTGCCTGCATCTCATATCGATCTGCATCTGAAATCGCAGAGAGGTGGATCAACTCCAGCGCTAGCCAAGTTCCGAAATGTATTTCCTTGAATCTATAATTTGTTCTTATGGCTTTGATCCCTCATGTTTCTAATGTCTTCTTACCAAATTCCTTCTCTGTCGAACCGTCACTCATCTTGTAGATCCGCTCCATCTTGATGCTTCTTAGCACTCGCTCGAGAACACCCTGGCCCTCCCTGAGACGTTCGACAGTAGTGGGAACCATccttagagaaaaaaaaaacaaatccaaagaTGATGCTCAGCATCAGGAACTACTCAGGAAAAGGATCAGACAGCTTGACAGGTAATGTGACATGTAAATTCAATTTAGTGAGCCATCACTCTCAGGCCTCTCACCACTGGTTGTCCTGGCGCCTGGGCTGCCCTGATGGGACCTGGTGGTCCGGAGGACTGACCTCCTCTATGTGTGGGATGGGGTTGGTGTGCACTGAGGAGGAGTAGGAGCTGTGTGGGGAGGCGGCGGGCTGCATCTGCAGATGGGAATGGACATGATGGGAGTCCTGGCTGTAATGGGAGCCGGGCTGGATGGGGGTGCCTcccagagaggagctgctgctgctgacgggCTCTGTGTCGCGACCGCTGCTCTGTTTCCTTTTACGGTACTCCAGCAAAGACACctgaggcagcagagggaggagaggtgcTATTAAACAGCTGCAGTTGAACGCCGGACATTGACACTGATGCTGGGCCGCTGACTAAATCACATCAATCACCAAAAACTGCACTGAGTTTTGGGCAGACCACATGCACGACACCAGAGATGACTCACCTGGAAACAGTTTTTATCACTATTCCatacgacaaaaaaaacaccatcaccaTGGAAATCCCCATTGACATTAAAATGACACTTTATGCATTTTGGCTTGGTTCCTTTCCATGAATATATTTGCAGCCATGAGAAAGACTTAAATAAAACAGAGTGTCGATCACTTTATGCATCCTGAATGCACTGTTAGTAACATACAGCATCTGAAGCTTGGACGAAAGAGCAGGCAACTTTGAACGCACCACGCCATGATGCAACCACGCTGaaacaacaatacaaaacacTCAAGTCCACAGAAAGttcgagcacacacacaacatttagaCACACCTCGACTCTTCATAAATGAAAATGAGGGCACTCATCCCAGCTTGTCATGAAGGAGGCGGGgtgggaggggcgggggggggggggggggggggggggggggggggggggatgaccAGGCGGTCAGATGCTGACATGAATGACTTGTCTGAATCTTTGTAACAGCGCAAGATTTCATACAGGGCAGACTGTAGAAGGCAATACAGTGAGGAGGACTGGAAATCACTACCCAAATGCCACATGTTTTTGGTACCTCTTACATGCCTGACGTAAAGAGTATTTCtgttatcaaacttttttttccgtGAGACAATTAACAGGTTAGAATCGGATTGGTTGATTGTTCCAGAACTTTGAACCCgtttaaaaggaaaactgagttttatttatgtatgtatgtgtctaTGTATTttcaagagaaaacaaagacaaatgattAGCCATCCAACTcagttaatattttacagtttactGACTTTATTGTATTGTTGTACCTTTATTGTATCTTGTTGTACActatctttctctgtctttacGTAGAGTTTAAGCCACAAACAGATCATTCATCTCTCTGGCAGATGCATGAGCTTATTTACAACCGAGATGATCTGCTCGGAGAGGTGGTCACAACATAAGATCTCAGCAGTTACTATGGTGAGTTCAAAGTTGTTATAACTGCTGTTGACAGTATTTCTATTGTGTTAAATGGGAATTTAACTGTTAACACCATGTGAGGACGACTGCTAATGGCACCTTGGAAAACCCTACAAGGCACTGGTGGGAGAGCATGATGTGTTACTTTCAccaaggaagttatgttttcacccctgtccatttgttgtttgtttgtttgttggaaCAGATTTTCACAAATTTGGTGGAAAGGAGGGATATGGGCCAAAAAAGAAACCTATCCATTCCTGGTGGATgcaggaattctttttttaacactttcttTGCTTACAGTGGAGCTGGACAGATCACTGATCACAGTTTGGAAACCATGGATGAGATGGAGCAAAGACACATGGGCTTCATGTCGTCATGAACCATCGGCCTCTTGTGCTGAAGGCAATGATGATTGTCTGAACTGAATGTAAGtctggaggagggaagggggggtgggTTGTTGTATGCAGATGCAAAGAAACAATATTTACATGCACACTTCTAAAGATGTAGTTGTAGGGAGAATATTCACCATATTTTGTACTGGCTTGTATTCACTTCTTACAGCTATAGCCTGGTAATCTGGCTTCCCTGTCAGCAGACTAATGGCATGCTGGTTGGCCCTCTGCCTTGGAAGAAAAGTGGAAGAGAGACTTGGCAGAAAGTGTCAACTAACagcgagggggaggaaggggactgagggagagggaagggaaggtCAAAGCTACAGAGTGGAAATCATTTCAGATATAcacaaaaaatgattatatacGTTCTGTTTAATTGCCTGCTGCTTGTGGATTTGTCCACCTGACTCAACGGACCAATTGATATATTTAAGACAAAGTCAATGGGCAAACACAGAGCAAGGGGAAAAGCACATCATGACGTTTGGCTTTTCAGTTTGGATATATCACACTAAAAAGTCATTTGAGTTTGAGAAGAATGGAAGAAACTCCTCAAGATTTACCTAAAAGGTTACCTAATAAAAACCCTGTTCACATTCTCAGCATTAAAATTCGGAGAACTTGCCTTCCTCTTTTGGGGTGGGTTGCTGGTGTGAGGAGGTGTGCCACTGTCTGGATAGCCTCCCCCGTAATGAGGCTCACCGTAGGGTGACATGGAGCCAGGGCCCATATCTCCCATCAACCCCTGGCCACTTATGGAACTGTGAAAGGACTCTGCAGGGGAAAAGCCTCCTTCTGACAGGGATTGGCGGCAGTCGGGGGCCAGGGAGTTCCCCAAGTTTGCATTGAGGGGCGAGCAAGTGTATATGAGGTTGAACTCTGTCCTGAAGGCCTGCTCCCTGTTTTGAGGGTTTAGGTCGGAGGAAGGACAGGACACAGGGTTTAGGGAGCTGGTCCCTGCAGTTACTGGACCCTGGGAATCTGGGCCTGAGGTGCATCCAGGTAGGGACAGGTCGTCTGAGGTCATGGCCACAGGGCTCTCCAAGCTGGAGGGGAGTGAAAGGTCTGGAAACTGAGGCCGGTGGACTTCAAAGTCTGTCTGAAGACATGGCTGAAGGATATAGAAATGGAAGGACAAAATGAATCAGAAAAATTGGAGTAACCAGTCGGCAATGTTCACATTAGCACTTAGTGGCAGAGAGATGGGAACATACCTCAGGTGAGATGGACTCTGGCCGGTGAACAGGAGAAGCCTCAGGGGATGATATGTTCTAAAGAGAAAAGCCAAGGCTGTTAGAAAACTTCAGTGGCCAACACAAGGAGTGTTGAGTACATCGACAGAAAATTGATTCTATTGGTGTTTTGATGTTGAGGTTTAGCAGCTCTTATCAATGGGTTGaatccaaatcaaatttttatGTCAAGCACCAAAAGGTTCATCtacaaacagcattttttcctcagtgacaaactgctgcatggaaaaaaaaaatgtggaataaTGAACAACACTGGGTAAACTCACAAGCAGGTTGGTTTAACTGAATTGAATCATATTACATACAATATACTCACATATTACTGAATGTCAGTCTGTTGGGTTCATGTTTAGCCACAAGACCAAACAAACCAGGGTGACTGACAGAGACCAAACGCACAGCCAAGGACGAGAGCCAAGATTTTCATTGACGAGTTTTTATAAAGTAACTCTGAATCGGAATCTTCTCCTACACTGTGTTCATGTGGGATTCATGTGCCGTGCCAGACTGGCAAAGTTGGGTAATACTAGATTTGGGCGTCACAAATATAAACATGTGTAATGTGAGTTCTGACAGACAAGTGTCTTAAACTGTATCTGTGGATGTAGCTGTGCAGGTGGTTGTGCACTTACTTCAAATTGCAGCGGTGTGTTGCAGCGGCTTGCTGGCAGCGAGGGCATGGGTGAGTAGGTCAGGCCATTGGGCAGCAAGGAGCCACAGGGGGTGTGGAGCAGCGGGTGGAGGGAGTCCTCTGGGAGTGGCGGTGTGATGGGTGACAGCGGGCGAAGCAGGTTGTCTGGGGGTGCTGGTGTCGTCTCTGCCATACACTTCGAGAGACGCTTTTTAAACGGGGCATTGAGCTCTGTgatttaaaagacaaagacagaataAAGACAGTTGTTTTATTATGATCTACAGTGGCAAGAACAAGTAAATGAACCTCTACTCCTAATAGGTTCacatacatttctgtcattgtaTAAAGATCCATACAGTGCATACGGAAAGTATTCACAGcgcttcactttttccacattttgttattttacagccttattcaaaatgtttttttttaatgtttgcaaatttattaaaaattaaaaacgaaGAAATCACTTGtacataagtattcacagcctttgcgATCAAGCTCAAAATTGAGCTCAGGTGCATTCTGTTTCCACTGATCATCCTTGAGATGTTTCTACAGCTTAATTGGAGTCCTGTGGTAAATTCAGTTGATTGGACATGATTTAGAAAGGCACACACCTGTCTATATAAGGTCCCACAGTTAACAGTGCATGTCAGACCACAAAACAAGCATGAAGTCAAAGGAATTGTCTGTAGACCTCCGAGACAGGATTGTCTCGAGGCACAGATCTGGGGAAGGGTACAGAAAAATTCCTGCTGTTTTAAAGGTCCCAATgagcacagtggcctccatCATCCGTAAATGGAAGAGGTTTGGAACCACAAGGACTCTTCCTAGCGCTGGCCGTCCCTCTAAACTGAGTGATCGGGGGAGAAGGGCTTTAGTTAGTGAGGTGACCAATATCCCGATGGTCACTCTGACAGAGCTCCAGGGTtcctctgtggagagaggagaacctTCCAGAAGGACGACCATCGCTGCAGCACACCACCAATCAGGCCGGCCTGTATGGTAGAGTGGCAAGATGGAAGCCACTCCTTAGTAAAAGGCACATGGCAGCCCGCCTGGCGTTTGCCAAAAGGCACCCGAAAGACTCTCAGACCACGAGAAACAAATTTCTCCGGTCTGATGAAACGAAGAAGATCGATGTCTTTGGGGTGAATGCCAAGCGTTATGTTTGGAGGAAACCAGGCACTGCTCATCACCTGGCCAATACCATCCCTACAGTGaagcatggtggtggcagcatcatgctATGGGGATGTTTTTCAGCGGCAGGAACTGGGAGACTAGTCAGGATTGAGGGAAAGATCAATGCAGCAATGTTCAGAGACATCCAGGAagaaaacctgctccagagcgTTCTTGACCTCAGACTGGGGCGACGGTTCATCTTTCACCAGGACAACAACCCTAAGCACACAGCCAAGATATCGAAGGAGTGGCTTCAGGACAACTCTGTGAATGTCCAAGAGTGGCCCAGCCAGAGCCCAGACTTGAATCCCATTGAACATCTCTGGAGGGATCTGAAAATGGCTGTGCACCGACGCTCCCCATCCAACCTGATGGAGCTCCTGTAAAGAGGAATGGGCGAAACTGGACAAAGATAGGTGTGCCAAGCTTGTAGCTTCATATTCCAAAAGACTTGAGGCTTAAATTGCTGCCAAAGGTGCCACAACAAAGTATTGagcaaaggctgtgaatacttatgtacatattatatttttgttctttatttttaataaatttgcaaacatttaaaatgttttcatgttgtcattatggggtattgtgtgtagaattttgaaaacaaaaatgaattgaatccattttggaataaggctgtaacataacaaaatgtggagcgctgtgaatactttctgtATGCACTGTATATCTTTTTCCACCTTTGGTGCGGCTCCAACAAATCATCCAGCGTTAGGTATGTACGTACCACTGGacagggggttgggggtggaTCTGCTACTGGTACTTTGCTGGGAGGAGGTGGACTCTGTGCCGTCCTCCATACTGGCTGAAAAGCTTTCATCCTCCACCTGCTTTATCCATctctgtgtcaaaaaaacatgtctggttaaaaacaaaaactgacctGTTTAGACTTCAAGACTATAAGGCTTATTTAGGTTTCACATTGAAAAAACTCCAAGATTAGACAGCTTTAAATTGGATTATTCCAGATTAAACACCAAATGCAAATACACTTAAGATAACcatatttgcatttattttatattcatatacgTTAATCTCTTTCTAAAGCCTTGCAGCTTCAATCACCTTTTTGTAGCAGCCGTAAGTGCCGTCCATTTGGAGTGGGCGGGGCCTACGTCTCTCTGGGTTGAAGGGGGAGCCGAAGCGGACGTAGTGTCTGGGTGTGGTGCAAATGAGCGATGAGTGGGAGAGGCCTGGCAGCATATTGAGGGTGGTGGCTAGCACCGTAGGGTCAGTGGTTATCCGCAGCGGGCGCTCAACAGGCACCTCTTGCTGGACCTTCTCCCCGCCAGGGATCTTGTCATTCAGCCACTCGGTCACAAGGTACTgattaaacaaaataacatttgatTGGGAAAGCCTGATTTGACCacagaacaacaaaaatcaattacaaacaTTTTCTCCAATGTATTCTTACCTTCTTGGTTTTGGGGTAGCGCAAATTGCCTCTATTTATGCAGTTTAGACCCTGACCTTCTCCATCTAGTACATGACCCCCCAGACCACTCTCTCCGTGGCCCTGTTCGCCACTATATGGACCTTGAGATCCCTCCTCGTCCAGTGCAGCCCCTTGCTCAGCTGATGACGGCATTGCCGTCAGCGCCGCGGCCGCAGCAGCTGCCGCTGCCTGCTGGGCGAGGGCTTGACGCTGCCGCCGGGCCCGTTGCGATGAGCTTGACCGGTACCGAGAGATCCGACTTTTCGGCCGAGGCTTGGTAGGTCTTGCAGGTTTTGGGGGAGCAACTGGGGTAGGAGGGTAGGGTAATGACGTCTTTTCTTCTATAGATGACGCTTCCTGTAACAGAAAGTATGAGTTGGGTGAATTACAAAGATGCAACGTCAAGACACCCAATTGAATAttaacagacagaggagaaacaatTTGTTATTTCTCACTGACCATGACATAGGAAGTACGTCGTGTGCTGACCCCAACTCCAGTGCCGTGGGGTGGCGCAGTGTTCCCTGTTGGGTTTCCTGCCCCCTCCTCAGTTTCCACTCCATCCTCCTTTAGCTCTGTTCCTCCCACTTTCCTTCGCCTCCTTTCCAGGCTGTTAAATGTCTACATGAACAGGCAGAGGCATGAGATTTGAGTTACGCAGGTAGCGTCAGAGAATTACCTGAAagattttgtcttttgaatgaCTGATGGTGAGAGAAAAAATTTGTAAAACGCCATACTCTTTTACTGGAGATGGTGACCCCATTTTCATCcacctcaccctcctctccctcttccacctTCAACTCATCCAGCAGTCTCTCCTAATTGCACATGCATAGGCAGCACATTAGGAAAACATCTTACCCAACATTGAGTTTAAGCTACtgtatgcatttttaaaaactacaagcccagttatttgttttactttactgTACCTTTGTTGCCACATTAGTATTTGATTGAGTGTATTCTAAAGTCATCATTGGTGtgatatctatctatctacgcgtacacacacacctctgcatcACTTGTCCCTTGCAGTTCTTTggcctcctgctgctcatcAGGGGTCTGGTTGCTATCGCTGACCCGGCAGCCCTCCATTTCCCTCCTCCGAGCCTTTCTCCGCCGTGTCTCAGCACCAACcaaaggagagggaggcagcagggagggggggcacaGGAAGCTCTCTCTGGGGCTCAGGTTGTGCTTTTGCACTGGGCAGTTGTGGTTGCCCTTATGGCAGGCACAGTCCACTTTGTAATTACTGTCGGTTTGTTACCAAGAGAGGAGAAGATTAGACTGCAAGCCAGttttcagagaaaacaaaactttacaCCTCATACCAACATGTGTTGTATTCATATTATCTACTGAATGTTTCTAGAAAGGAAAATTACCactctttgttgttgctgtgtgaaGGGATTATTTTAGTGTCTGGTTAAGAGGGTTAAAAGGTGCATTAGGATCAGTACTGACCAGCTATTGAACTCGTAGTCAAATCCAATGGTGACCTCAGTGTCCTTTGTGATTTGGCTGACAGCGTAGATGCACAGATGGATCATACCCTCAGCAATCATGTGCCGGACCTGTGGAAACAGTATTTGGCAAAAACACCACCCTGAAGAAACTCTGTATCACACTTATATAAGTATAAATAAAAGATTCATTATTGACATGTAATCAAATTTAAGAAAAGCTAAGGGGCCGACCTCAGCGTTGGGTGTACAGGACCTCCTGATGAAACGTGCGTCATTTCCAAAGGTACGTGCATCAACACAAATCTCTACATCGTTAAATTTTGAGTAAAACAGCACAAAGGGGTAGGGtctggaaaaatatgaatagaATGATATTAATAACAGGAACTGGTTTATTAGTcccaaaatagaaaacaatggACTTTGAGGATGTCTCCAGCTGTCTTTGCACATAAATACTAAACTTATTATATCCCATTGTCATATACTGTGACTTCTTACTTTTTAAAGAAGTGCCCGTTGACTTCAAACTGTTGTTTGAGCATGACCTTTCCCCGATATTCAATGATGAGTGTGTCTGGTTCCAGGTTCTTGGCTGCTCTGAGGAtcttcctgtgtctctgcaCCCGTGTTACCCGCCCCAACTGGAGCTATAAAAAGCCAatcacaaattatttatttgcaacagctggaaaatattaaatataacgGGACCTTACTTTGAAAAAGTGACTGGTAATTTGCCAAACAGGCTGATCATGCAAGTTATTTATCTGATGGACTAGATTGTGGGACATCTGGAAGACACCAACTTGCACCCTTTGACTTGTTATCAGTCAATAAAATATGTTCTATGATGTGTTATTAGGGGCTTAATTTGGGACATTCCACCTTTTCCAATGTTGAACTTTTACATGCATGCACTGTGACAAACATACTGAATGAATATGTTGATTGGTCCAAAAGCACTGAGTTTGGACAAAGACACGGACTAACCTGCATCTGTGAGCCCAGCACCGTGTTGTTACAGGCCAGCTCAGTGCGGTTGATGGTGTCCATGGCATCAACTGAGGTGTGAATCTGTGTGGTGGAGGGAGGTGTTGTGGTGCCGCTCTCGGTCTTTGATGCGGTGGTGCTGGCAGCACGGTGGAGCTGCATCAGTGTCTGGACATCAGCGCTGTACTGGTTCGCAAGAGCCTCCTCGTACTGGTCTGTCCACTGGCGGATCCTACTCTCCCAGCCCTCCGCTGTGTTCTCATCCAGCACGCTGGCTTCTGTTGTTGAGTTCTAGACGGAGAAGAAAAGATGGAGTCGACTGAGAAATTTTCTTataggaggagaaaaaggagtcAAAACCCAGTACATTCCAGGACTGTTTATGGTCAATGTGTGACATTAAGCACTTAGTAGAAAGCTGTTGGATAAACATTGTAGATTAGCTACTTTCCATGGACAGTAAACTCTGTCCTTTATCAGCTTCACTCATACTCTCTATGCTGACACACAAGTTGATGATCTGCTTAGTACAGCAGCCTCATTGTATACAACCCCTGCCACTGTCGTctttaagaaaaagaaggtaGAAGTAGGAAAGCAAGTGGTGTCCTACAAATCTAGATGAATTTAGTCTAATAACATAAGAAACCGTTGTttatctgtaatattgtaaggtctctGCCTtgctatgtaaagtgccttgagatagtGTATGGGATTTggcactgtacaaataaaactgaattgaattgaatagttACGGACATTCACGTTTCTAATGCTGCCCTTGCAGTGGTGGTGCACCCAAAACAGATGGAAGGACAAGGCTGCACTCTGTAATGCATGCATTTACATAAATGTGAGGTCAACATTAATCTTACCTTCATCCTCATGGACTTCCTTGAACCCTCTCTGAAAGcctaaaaaagggaaaattaacCCATATCAACACAGAAACATATTGATCTTTTTTGCTCAATACAAACAGTTCTCAGTGTGGGGATCTTGTAATTAGATCCAATGGATTTTTGACTTGTACTAAACCACTGCGCTTCTAACTGTCTGCGCACCTTGACTTTTTTGCCTTTCGGTGTTCCCCGAGCCTTCTCtgtgctcttcttcctctttttggaTTTGTTCCTTTTGACCCGGTTGACAGTGAGTTTGATGCTGGTGGGTGTATGCTGGGTGGCGGTAtaggagatggtggagggcgACACCTCTTCATCACCACTCTCTGTGGCACTGCTTTCTCCAGCTATCAAGACAAATATACGCAGAAAGACCATCAATTAGTGATACACTTCATAAAGCACAGGTAACGGCCTGAATGAACTAAAATATGAGAAGACATATACCCGAgacattttctgtcttcctgtgtTGGCCGTCTGCTCCTTTCCTCCTGTCGAGTCCTCTgcaacaaaaatgacaacaaaacaaaccagcatttaaaaacaaatgaccaAAAGTCAGGTGCAGATTCAGTTAATGTTG is a window from the Scophthalmus maximus strain ysfricsl-2021 chromosome 6, ASM2237912v1, whole genome shotgun sequence genome containing:
- the setd5 gene encoding histone-lysine N-methyltransferase SETD5 isoform X8; this translates as MPLEQPLILHSSEIPVPHDRKPWATARWRPTFGVVCCCNWDPVIPHLTTPPPPHPHPILSPLPLPPLPPLPRAAVLDVMSIVIALGVTTPETSYSDMAAGSDPESVEASPAVNEKNFNNHSCGSAQGHGYRGLPYADHNYGAPPPPTPPASPLSQTIIPRMDLNGVVLGSRYHETTEDNSADSDSSSEEDGAIASWCHCSLTPDGLLVKCDNCRGLDRRKGADGQHRKTENVSAGESSATESGDEEVSPSTISYTATQHTPTSIKLTVNRVKRNKSKKRKKSTEKARGTPKGKKVKAFREGSRKSMRMKNSTTEASVLDENTAEGWESRIRQWTDQYEEALANQYSADVQTLMQLHRAASTTASKTESGTTTPPSTTQIHTSVDAMDTINRTELACNNTVLGSQMQLQLGRVTRVQRHRKILRAAKNLEPDTLIIEYRGKVMLKQQFEVNGHFFKKPYPFVLFYSKFNDVEICVDARTFGNDARFIRRSCTPNAEVRHMIAEGMIHLCIYAVSQITKDTEVTIGFDYEFNSCNYKVDCACHKGNHNCPVQKHNLSPRESFLCPPSLLPPSPLVGAETRRRKARRREMEGCRVSDSNQTPDEQQEAKELQGTSDAEERLLDELKVEEGEEGEVDENGVTISSKRTFNSLERRRRKVGGTELKEDGVETEEGAGNPTGNTAPPHGTGVGVSTRRTSYVMEASSIEEKTSLPYPPTPVAPPKPARPTKPRPKSRISRYRSSSSQRARRQRQALAQQAAAAAAAAALTAMPSSAEQGAALDEEGSQGPYSGEQGHGESGLGGHVLDGEGQGLNCINRGNLRYPKTKKYLVTEWLNDKIPGGEKVQQEVPVERPLRITTDPTVLATTLNMLPGLSHSSLICTTPRHYVRFGSPFNPERRRPRPLQMDGTYGCYKKRWIKQVEDESFSASMEDGTESTSSQQSTSSRSTPNPLSSELNAPFKKRLSKCMAETTPAPPDNLLRPLSPITPPLPEDSLHPLLHTPCGSLLPNGLTYSPMPSLPASRCNTPLQFENISSPEASPVHRPESISPEPCLQTDFEVHRPQFPDLSLPSSLESPVAMTSDDLSLPGCTSGPDSQGPVTAGTSSLNPVSCPSSDLNPQNREQAFRTEFNLIYTCSPLNANLGNSLAPDCRQSLSEGGFSPAESFHSSISGQGLMGDMGPGSMSPYGEPHYGGGYPDSGTPPHTSNPPQKRKVSLLEYRKRKQSSGRDTEPVSSSSSSLGGTPIQPGSHYSQDSHHVHSHLQMQPAASPHSSYSSSVHTNPIPHIEEVSPPDHQVPSGQPRRQDNQWMVPTTVERLREGQGVLERVLRSIKMERIYKMSDGSTEKEFDADRYEMQAASMASPMKSPHRYSPSVYSHQSSESHRQTDSPSLRQQTSTSPFRGSYSPSSGQSFYARHSSHPGLSQDHPPSSYPSHSPTPTSSSDSRPPAGSLHQQSGSGNVDRGHGYGSSHLKASLLDSSVLTGAPSPGSRAHGQTKIDSSTLTSRGGQQQTSRSLKSGSPGQATLQASSRLLSASGPTHYPQRGTGLSQFQHSPLQGPGVRTQSGSF